One region of Salvia miltiorrhiza cultivar Shanhuang (shh) chromosome 3, IMPLAD_Smil_shh, whole genome shotgun sequence genomic DNA includes:
- the LOC131015163 gene encoding cytochrome P450 71D95-like — MEMDLPFNFTTTLLLLSSFIFFLLKAWTKPKSPKPHQNLPPSPPKLPVIGHIHLLVGDLPHKALQRQAQKHGPVMHLQLGEVPAVVISSREATREVLKVQDPACADRPESIASKILWYDYTDIAFSAYNEYWRQMRKICIVELLSSKNVKSFGHIRRDESSRLIKSLEGSSGNAIDLTDKIFTFTSTITCRAAFGKVMTDRDGLIALFKEAVAMAGGFELADLFPSWKLLNVLSWSKYKLWRMRGKLDAILDGIIDEHKLKQSGEFGGEDIVDVLIRMQQTGELKFPITTDNIKAVIFDMFVAGTETSSTTTVWAMAEMMRNPRVMEKAQAEVQAALKGKTAVEESDVQELKYLKLVIKETLRLHPPIPLVPRQTREECKVEGYSIPIKTKVMINIWSMGRDPQYWDHPETFRPERFENSRKDFVGNDFEYIPFGAGRRSCPGLNFGLANVELPLAKLLYHFDWKLPNGMSCDGLDMSETDGITVCRKKPLIIIPTICNRGD, encoded by the exons ATGGAGATGGATCTTCCCTTCAACTTCACCACTACTCTCCTACTCCTTTCATCCTTCATCTTCTTCCTGCTCAAGGCATGGACCAAACCTAAATCCCCAAAACCTCACCAAAACCTGCCCCCGAGCCCGCCGAAGCTGCCGGTGATCGGCCACATCCACCTCCTAGTCGGAGATCTGCCTCACAAGGCATTGCAGCGGCAAGCGCAGAAACACGGCCCCGTGATGCATCTGCAGCTGGGGGAGGTCCCCGCGGTGGTGATCTCGTCGCGTGAGGCGACGAGGGAGGTGCTGAAAGTGCAGGACCCGGCGTGCGCAGACAGGCCGGAGAGCATCGCGAGCAAGATCCTGTGGTACGACTACACCGACATCGCCTTCTCCGCCTACAACGAGTACTGGCGGCAGATGCGCAAGATCTGCATCGTCGAGCTCCTCAGCTCCAAGAACGTCAAGTCCTTCGGCCACATCAGGCGGGACGAGTCATCCCGCCTGATCAAGTCTCTGGAAGGTTCCTCCGGGAACGCCATTGATCTGACGGACAAGATCTTCACCTTCACCAGCACCATCACCTGCAGGGCGGCCTTCGGGAAGGTCATGACGGATCGCGACGGCCTCATCGCTCTCTTCAAGGAGGCCGTCGCCATGGCCGGAGGCTTCGAGCTGGCCGACCTCTTCCCCTCTTGGAAACTGCTCAACGTCCTCAGCTGGAGCAAGTATAAACTGTGGAGGATGCGCGGCAAGCTCGACGCCATCCTCGACGGCATCATCGACGAGCACAAGCTCAAGCAGAGCGGCGAGTTCGGCGGGGAAGACATCGTCGACGTCCTCATCAGGATGCAGCAGACCGGAGAGCTCAAATTCCCCATCACTACAGACAACATCAAAGCTGTCATTTTC GACATGTTCGTCGCTGGAACAGAGACGTCCTCGACGACGACGGTGTGGGCGATGGCGGAGATGATGAGAAACCCGCGGGTGATGGAGAAGGCGCAGGCGGAGGTGCAGGCGGCGTTGAAGGGGAagacggcggtggaggagagCGACGTTCAGGAGTTGAAATACttgaaattagtgatcaaagAGACGCTCAGGCTGCATCCTCCGATTCCATTGGTGCCGCGGCAAACCAGAGAGGAATGCAAGGTGGAAGGATATTCGATTCCGATCAAAACCAAAGTGATGATCAACATCTGGTCGATGGGGCGGGACCCACAATACTGGGACCACCCGGAAACATTCCGGCCGGAGAGATTCGAGAACAGTCGGAAAGATTTCGTAGGGAACGATTTCGAATACATCCCGTTCGGGGCGGGTAGACGGAGCTGCCCCGGATTGAATTTCGGGTTGGCCAACGTTGAGCTGCCGTTGGCGAAATTGCTGTATCACTTCGATTGGAAGTTGCCAAATGGAATGAGTTGTGATGGTTTGGATATGAGTGAGACTGATGGGATCACTGTTTGCAGAAAGAAACCGCTCATCATAATTCCCACCATCTGCAATCGCGGCGACTAA